The Osmerus eperlanus unplaced genomic scaffold, fOsmEpe2.1 SCAFFOLD_624, whole genome shotgun sequence genome contains a region encoding:
- the LOC134015634 gene encoding ribonucleoprotein PTB-binding 1-like codes for MQAVSQYYSQPPPSQTAGPVYQHRDPSKDSELCKALGVSLHAVSSGGSAPMLPPYSGLPIMPGFVGGPLVAPSAVTHTTDWSQYYYNQARGQKREYSQLPVQELTPEGAYVGQHSQGLGGQYADYFKKKRI; via the exons ATGCAGGCTGTCAGTCAGTACTATTCTCAACCTCCACCCAGCCAGACAGCTGGGCCTGTGTATCAGCACCGAGACCCCAGCAag GACTCTGAGCTGTGTAAGGCCCTGGGCGTGTCCCTGCATGCGGTCAGTAGCGGGGGCTCTGCTCCCATGCTGCCCCCCTACTCCGGCCTTCCCATCATGCCCGGCTTCGTGGGCGGTCCTCTGGTGGCGCCCAGCgccgtcacacacaccaccgacTGGAGCCAGTACTACTAC aacCAGGCCCGGGGCCAGAAGAGGGAGTACTCCCAGCTGCCGGTCCAGGAGCTGACCCCAGAGGGGGCCTATGTGGGCCAGCACTCCCAGGGTCTGGGCGGCCAGTACGCCGACTACTTCAAGAAGAAGAGAATCTGA